A portion of the Adhaeribacter radiodurans genome contains these proteins:
- a CDS encoding YihY/virulence factor BrkB family protein, whose translation MRLFRKIKVIQFLLKDAFREYRKNDPLRLGASTAFFTTFALPPILVLLINFLGLLYSADIISAQLISKVQSLLGYRTGSGQLSKILDNIQHIPPNGYYAALGMLFLIFVATTLFIVVKSSLNQLWDVRPCPTGTWRRIFKTRLIALGLIIFTGILFIITLLAESAINYLGDTLFYVLPSRGLIIIRLGNALVSYLIVTAWFAITFKYLPDIRIAWRPVWVGAFFTGLLFTVGKLILGRLLLHSNLGPIYGPSASILILMLFVFYSAMLMFYGASFTKSYAHYAAFKVRPKAFVRRFRSKTHKAPIAKLTAEPKTGKLPTYLSWNEIRKLINNYD comes from the coding sequence ATGCGGCTATTTCGGAAAATAAAGGTAATACAGTTCCTGCTTAAGGATGCCTTTCGGGAGTATCGGAAAAACGATCCGTTACGCTTAGGTGCTTCTACCGCTTTTTTTACCACTTTTGCCCTTCCGCCCATATTAGTACTTTTAATAAACTTTCTGGGCTTGTTGTACAGCGCCGATATAATTAGCGCTCAGTTAATTAGTAAAGTGCAAAGCTTATTGGGCTATCGTACCGGGTCCGGCCAGTTAAGTAAAATCCTGGATAATATTCAACATATACCACCCAACGGTTATTATGCTGCACTGGGGATGCTTTTTCTTATTTTTGTAGCTACTACCTTGTTTATAGTAGTAAAAAGTTCGCTTAATCAACTCTGGGATGTACGCCCTTGTCCTACTGGTACCTGGCGTCGAATCTTTAAAACCCGCCTGATTGCGTTGGGTTTAATAATATTTACGGGGATTTTGTTTATTATTACTTTGCTGGCTGAATCGGCGATTAATTACCTGGGCGATACGCTGTTTTATGTTTTGCCTAGTCGTGGTTTAATAATAATCCGTTTAGGTAATGCCTTGGTTTCGTACCTGATCGTGACGGCCTGGTTTGCGATTACGTTTAAATATTTACCTGATATCCGGATTGCCTGGCGGCCCGTTTGGGTAGGGGCTTTCTTTACAGGGCTGCTATTTACAGTGGGTAAACTAATTTTAGGTCGGTTATTGCTGCACAGTAATTTAGGACCTATTTATGGCCCTTCGGCTTCGATCTTAATTTTAATGCTGTTTGTGTTTTATTCGGCGATGCTCATGTTTTACGGGGCATCTTTTACGAAATCGTACGCCCATTATGCTGCTTTTAAGGTTCGGCCTAAAGCTTTTGTGCGCCGTTTTCGGTCTAAAACCCACAAAGCACCAATAGCCAAATTAACAGCGGAACCGAAAACGGGTAAGCTACCAACTTATCTATCGTGGAATGAAATTAGAAAACTAATTAATAATTACGATTAA
- the recJ gene encoding single-stranded-DNA-specific exonuclease RecJ — translation MEKRWVYKPVPDEVTVQRVSESLNISPTLASVLCQRNLCTFETAKAYFRPSLDDLHDPFLIRDMDKAVNRLNEAIHRNEKVLIYGDYDVDGTTSVALVYSYLRQHIKELDFYIPDRETEGYGVSNQGIDWANENSFTLIISLDCGIKSVDKISYAKTKGIDFIICDHHLPDTIIPDAVAVLDPKRTDCPYPYKELSGCGVGFKLMQAFAIQNDIDTASLFSLLDLVVVSIAADIVPITGENRILAYYGLRVFNSGAPLRPGLQALKELAGLKEELDINSIVFGFAPRINAAGRMGDAKRSVHMLLAETKEEAFQKADIINESNKERRGYDTSITKEALLMIEQDAMLRKSNSTVLYKESWHKGVVGIVASRCIEKYYRPTIILTQSNGKAMGSARSVPGFDVHSAIVECADLLEQYGGHMYAAGLTMKVENVPAFRERFEEIVSRTITEELLIPQIEIDAKINLSQITPSFYNIIKQMKPFGPGNHAPVFWSECVFDTGSCRVVGDTHLKLRLAQDGNTPLDAIAFGMADHCERIQKGIPFDVCYSIEENVYRGIISMQLRIKDIRFAY, via the coding sequence ATGGAGAAAAGATGGGTTTATAAACCAGTACCGGATGAAGTTACCGTACAACGAGTTTCGGAAAGTTTAAATATAAGTCCAACGCTGGCGAGTGTTCTTTGTCAACGTAATTTGTGCACTTTTGAAACTGCTAAAGCTTACTTTCGCCCTTCTCTCGACGACCTGCACGATCCGTTTTTAATCCGGGACATGGATAAAGCGGTAAATCGCTTAAACGAAGCCATTCACCGCAACGAAAAAGTACTCATTTACGGCGATTACGACGTAGACGGCACCACGTCAGTAGCTTTGGTATACAGTTACTTGCGGCAACACATTAAAGAACTCGACTTTTATATTCCGGACCGCGAAACCGAAGGCTATGGTGTTTCCAACCAGGGAATTGACTGGGCAAACGAGAACAGCTTTACATTAATCATCAGCCTGGATTGCGGTATTAAATCGGTAGATAAAATTAGTTACGCCAAGACCAAAGGCATTGATTTTATTATTTGCGACCACCATTTACCTGACACAATAATTCCGGATGCGGTAGCAGTACTGGATCCCAAACGGACCGATTGCCCCTATCCGTACAAAGAGCTATCGGGTTGCGGCGTGGGCTTTAAGTTAATGCAGGCTTTTGCTATCCAAAACGATATTGATACGGCCTCTTTGTTTAGCTTACTGGATTTAGTAGTAGTAAGTATTGCCGCCGATATTGTGCCTATTACCGGTGAAAATCGTATTTTGGCTTATTACGGTTTACGCGTTTTTAATTCCGGCGCGCCTCTGCGGCCGGGTTTGCAAGCGTTAAAAGAATTAGCTGGCTTAAAGGAAGAACTGGATATTAACAGCATTGTATTTGGGTTTGCCCCGCGCATTAATGCCGCTGGCCGGATGGGCGACGCCAAGCGTTCGGTACACATGCTACTCGCTGAAACCAAAGAAGAAGCTTTCCAGAAAGCCGATATCATTAACGAATCGAACAAAGAGCGCCGGGGCTACGATACCAGCATTACCAAAGAAGCGCTACTCATGATTGAACAGGATGCCATGCTGCGGAAATCGAATTCTACGGTATTGTACAAAGAATCCTGGCACAAAGGTGTGGTGGGTATTGTGGCTTCGCGGTGCATCGAAAAATATTACCGGCCCACCATTATTTTAACGCAATCGAATGGTAAAGCCATGGGTTCGGCTCGTTCTGTGCCTGGCTTTGATGTGCATAGCGCTATTGTAGAGTGTGCCGATTTATTGGAGCAATATGGGGGCCACATGTACGCAGCCGGCTTAACCATGAAGGTAGAAAACGTGCCGGCTTTCCGCGAGCGCTTCGAAGAAATTGTTTCCCGCACTATTACCGAAGAATTGCTTATTCCGCAGATTGAAATAGACGCCAAAATTAACCTTAGCCAGATTACGCCCAGTTTCTACAATATTATTAAACAAATGAAGCCCTTTGGCCCCGGCAACCACGCACCGGTATTTTGGTCGGAGTGCGTGTTTGATACCGGTTCGTGCCGGGTAGTAGGCGATACTCACTTAAAACTACGATTGGCACAAGATGGCAATACTCCATTAGATGCCATTGCTTTTGGAATGGCCGACCATTGCGAGCGTATTCAGAAAGGTATACCGTTTGATGTGTGTTACTCTATCGAAGAAAACGTTTACCGGGGCATTATTTCGATGCAACTCCGAATAAAAGATATTCGGTTTGCCTATTAA
- a CDS encoding response regulator transcription factor encodes MKILIVEDNRELSETLVHYLKQEGYLCETAYNYQTAEEKINIYAYDVVVLDITLPDGSGLEILKQLKQKRPDEGVLIISAKNALDDKLTGLNLGADDYLTKPFHLAELNARIQSLLRRKRFNGSHEITVGDLRLNTATAQVFIKDNEIILTRKEYELLLYFLSNRNRILNKEAIAEHLWGDNIDMADSFDFIYTHIKNLRKKIASYGSSNNIKSVYGMGYKFVVE; translated from the coding sequence ATGAAAATACTAATTGTAGAAGATAATCGCGAACTTTCAGAAACCTTGGTACATTATTTAAAACAGGAAGGATACCTCTGCGAAACTGCCTATAATTACCAAACGGCCGAAGAAAAAATAAATATATATGCTTACGATGTAGTGGTGCTGGATATTACCTTGCCCGATGGCAGCGGCTTAGAAATATTAAAACAATTAAAGCAAAAGCGGCCCGACGAAGGCGTATTAATTATTTCGGCCAAGAACGCTTTAGACGATAAACTTACCGGCTTAAATTTAGGGGCCGACGATTACCTTACCAAGCCTTTTCACCTGGCCGAATTAAATGCCCGGATTCAATCGTTGTTGCGGCGGAAACGTTTTAATGGCAGCCATGAGATAACCGTAGGCGATTTGCGTTTAAATACCGCTACGGCGCAAGTATTTATAAAAGATAACGAGATTATACTAACCCGTAAAGAGTACGAATTGCTGTTGTATTTTTTGAGTAATCGAAACCGCATTTTAAACAAAGAAGCTATTGCCGAGCACCTGTGGGGCGATAATATTGATATGGCCGATTCTTTTGATTTTATTTATACGCATATCAAAAACTTACGCAAAAAAATTGCGAGCTACGGTAGCAGCAACAACATAAAATCGGTGTACGGCATGGGTTATAAATTTGTAGTAGAATAA
- a CDS encoding sensor histidine kinase codes for MRLITKTTLLYLLITAIVIASSGLVLYNITNNFVQKRIRDYFTHKETRLTGYLSKPQVDLDWINSFKSQHVEPLSNLKTPLLKNYDRDTIIFNDLEGERQPFRARTLDKVVNGQRYRISMYMALKESRLVLGGIITSLFYVFLALLALMLLLNYLSSRYLWQPFNYTLEQIKHYSLNQGIALAEVPTTTKEFKELNNLFAQMTSRIEHDFRNMKEFTENISHEIQTPLAIIKAKIEMLQKTEKLSGEQAKTIGAIYRATSHLSKLSRTLGLISKIENQEFTNREELDLKTFLEPLLFNFKELAELKQVKIDFKANDNVFITIDPYLLDVLLSNLIKNALSHNYEKGEILICLEPQQLTICNTGPVLDFAECEIFDRFRRNGHNSSSLGLGLAIVKKICYLNNLDISYSYQEPLHCFTLRF; via the coding sequence ATGAGGCTGATTACTAAAACCACGTTGCTGTACCTGTTAATTACGGCAATAGTAATTGCCAGCAGCGGCTTGGTATTATATAACATTACCAATAACTTTGTTCAGAAGCGGATTCGCGATTATTTTACGCATAAGGAAACCCGCCTGACAGGTTATCTTTCTAAACCCCAGGTTGATTTAGATTGGATAAATTCATTTAAATCGCAGCACGTAGAACCTCTTTCTAATTTAAAAACTCCCTTACTTAAGAATTACGACCGCGATACCATTATTTTTAATGATTTAGAAGGTGAAAGACAGCCCTTCCGGGCGCGTACCTTAGATAAAGTGGTAAACGGGCAACGCTACCGCATCTCTATGTACATGGCCTTAAAAGAATCGCGGTTAGTATTGGGCGGAATTATAACGTCGTTATTTTACGTTTTCCTGGCTCTTCTGGCTCTCATGTTATTACTAAATTACTTGTCGTCGCGGTATTTATGGCAACCCTTTAATTATACGCTGGAGCAAATAAAACATTACTCCCTCAATCAAGGCATTGCCTTAGCCGAAGTACCCACCACTACCAAGGAGTTTAAAGAACTAAATAACTTGTTTGCCCAAATGACCAGCCGCATTGAGCACGATTTCCGGAATATGAAAGAGTTTACCGAGAATATTTCGCACGAAATTCAAACTCCGCTGGCTATTATAAAGGCAAAAATAGAAATGCTGCAAAAAACGGAAAAGCTATCCGGCGAACAGGCTAAAACCATTGGTGCCATATACCGGGCTACCTCTCATTTATCTAAGTTAAGCAGAACCTTGGGCTTAATTAGCAAAATTGAAAACCAGGAATTTACTAATCGCGAGGAGCTGGATTTAAAAACTTTTCTGGAACCTTTACTTTTTAACTTTAAAGAGTTGGCCGAATTAAAGCAAGTTAAAATTGATTTTAAGGCCAACGACAATGTTTTTATTACTATTGATCCGTACCTTTTAGATGTGCTACTGAGTAATCTGATAAAGAATGCCTTGAGCCACAACTACGAAAAAGGCGAAATTTTAATTTGCTTGGAGCCGCAGCAACTTACTATTTGCAATACCGGTCCGGTACTTGATTTTGCGGAATGCGAAATTTTTGATCGATTCCGTCGCAACGGCCACAATTCTTCTTCTTTAGGTTTAGGGTTGGCCATTGTTAAAAAAATATGCTACTTAAATAACCTGGATATTTCTTATTCTTACCAGGAGCCGCTTCATTGCTTTACCCTACGGTTTTAA
- a CDS encoding MOSC domain-containing protein, protein MLFSSSEGSTLGQLIQTLPQAGKLTWIGIRPARSAPLQTLAVVEALTDHGLTGDHYSGKPGSKRQVTLIQAEHITAVASMLHRSELEPGLLRRNLVVQGINLLALKDRQFWVGEVLLEMTGFCHPCSRMETNLGPGGYNAMRGHGGITARILQGGSLQLGDLVRVQV, encoded by the coding sequence ATGCTCTTTTCTAGTTCTGAGGGTTCTACATTAGGTCAGTTAATTCAAACTTTACCGCAGGCAGGTAAACTTACCTGGATTGGTATCCGGCCCGCGCGTTCTGCCCCGTTGCAAACTTTAGCAGTTGTAGAAGCCTTAACCGATCATGGTTTAACCGGCGACCATTACAGTGGCAAACCCGGCAGTAAGCGGCAAGTAACTCTTATACAAGCGGAACATATAACGGCGGTAGCATCTATGCTGCACCGTTCTGAGTTAGAGCCAGGTTTGCTCCGCCGGAATTTAGTAGTGCAAGGCATTAATTTACTGGCTTTAAAAGACCGCCAATTCTGGGTAGGCGAAGTTTTGCTCGAGATGACCGGTTTTTGCCACCCGTGTTCTCGTATGGAAACGAACCTGGGGCCAGGTGGGTACAATGCTATGCGCGGCCACGGAGGAATTACTGCCCGTATTCTGCAAGGCGGCAGTCTGCAATTAGGTGATTTAGTAAGAGTGCAGGTATAA
- a CDS encoding DUF2911 domain-containing protein: MLLKQFRASLLLCLFFTISTLAFAQQDKTQRVSPPATASGKIGSTQVTINYSSPSVKGRKIFGEKEPYGKVWRTGANEATTITFDKDVTIEGQPLKAGTYALFTIPNQTEWTVIFNKTAEQWGAFKYDQAQDALRVKVKPTTTKELTERLKIDVTPKGKNTGTVTMKWENAQVSFRIKTNDASA, encoded by the coding sequence ATGTTACTGAAACAATTTAGAGCAAGCCTGTTACTGTGTTTATTTTTTACTATTTCTACACTGGCCTTTGCCCAACAAGATAAAACTCAACGGGTTAGTCCGCCGGCTACTGCTTCGGGTAAAATCGGAAGTACCCAGGTTACCATTAACTATAGTTCTCCTTCGGTAAAAGGCCGTAAGATATTCGGCGAAAAAGAGCCTTATGGCAAAGTATGGCGCACCGGTGCTAACGAGGCTACCACTATTACTTTTGATAAAGATGTAACCATTGAAGGCCAACCATTAAAAGCTGGTACCTACGCCTTATTTACTATTCCGAACCAAACCGAATGGACTGTTATTTTTAATAAAACTGCCGAACAATGGGGCGCTTTTAAATACGACCAGGCGCAGGATGCTTTACGCGTTAAAGTAAAACCTACTACTACCAAAGAATTAACCGAGCGCCTGAAAATTGACGTTACTCCAAAAGGTAAAAATACAGGTACTGTTACTATGAAATGGGAAAATGCCCAGGTTTCTTTCCGTATTAAAACCAACGACGCATCCGCTTAA